The Novosphingobium kaempferiae genome includes a window with the following:
- a CDS encoding MucR family transcriptional regulator, with the protein MPDTEPTSDIAALTVQLLSAYLGNNTVGADDLAGLIRSTRAALTEDTASSSAEPEAPTYEPAVSVRKSLSYDDHIISLIDGKPYKALKRHLTSHGLTPAEYRERYNLPATYPMVAPGFAAQRREIAKKIGLGNRNSAVGETEASASASEAPPATSVDAQAPKVEVANAPLPNASPVKVKQTSARKQRKAAPREAIADSGVTVDTPPNQPAKDPEATVPKKKASAKFKGSTAPAKVPAAKKSAARKPKAVQEVSEVKPSDAPVENPKPAPKRRGKLGLFNREETDSKSTVADQTTPATPDKATDKAEKKTPRAKRMARAPKTPTPATDGGNDV; encoded by the coding sequence ATGCCTGATACCGAACCGACTTCTGATATCGCCGCTCTGACCGTACAGCTTCTGAGTGCATATCTGGGCAACAACACCGTCGGCGCTGACGATCTCGCCGGCCTCATTCGCTCGACGCGCGCTGCTCTCACCGAGGATACAGCGTCGTCGTCGGCGGAGCCTGAGGCACCGACGTATGAACCTGCAGTATCGGTGCGTAAAAGCCTTTCATACGACGACCACATCATTAGCCTTATCGATGGAAAGCCTTACAAGGCCCTCAAGCGCCATTTGACAAGTCATGGGCTGACTCCTGCGGAATACCGGGAACGCTACAACCTACCCGCAACTTATCCGATGGTTGCACCGGGTTTCGCTGCCCAGCGTCGCGAGATCGCCAAGAAGATCGGCTTGGGCAATCGCAATTCCGCGGTCGGGGAGACCGAGGCAAGCGCATCGGCATCCGAAGCTCCTCCGGCAACTTCTGTCGATGCGCAAGCGCCGAAGGTAGAAGTGGCGAATGCACCGCTGCCGAATGCTTCTCCCGTGAAGGTCAAGCAGACCAGCGCTCGCAAGCAACGCAAGGCTGCGCCGCGGGAAGCGATCGCCGATTCCGGTGTAACCGTTGATACGCCGCCGAACCAACCTGCAAAGGACCCTGAAGCAACAGTGCCGAAGAAGAAGGCTTCAGCAAAGTTCAAGGGGAGCACGGCGCCTGCGAAGGTTCCTGCGGCCAAGAAGTCGGCCGCTCGCAAACCCAAAGCGGTGCAGGAAGTAAGCGAGGTCAAACCATCTGATGCACCAGTCGAAAATCCGAAACCAGCTCCGAAACGGCGTGGGAAGCTCGGACTATTCAACCGGGAGGAAACGGACTCCAAGAGCACTGTGGCAGACCAAACAACGCCTGCCACCCCAGACAAAGCAACTGACAAAGCGGAAAAGAAGACGCCACGGGCGAAGCGCATGGCACGCGCACCGAAAACTCCTACCCCTGCAACGGACGGTGGTAACGACGTGTGA